TTCAGATTCATGTCGGATTAAAAAACAGTAGATGCACCCTGATGACCGCCCTCAGCCCCCCCGCTGAGGGTTTTTTTTGGGCAAATACTGTCTCAACGCCTCTTCGTCTGATAAACCTGTATCGCTCGGTCAATTCCCTTGAAACGGTGTTCTCCCATCTCCTCTAAACCCTGATGATGCGACAGCATTTGATAGGTTGCTTCACTCAAGACGCATTCACCAGGGGGACAGATGCCTTCCATGCGGGAAGCTAGATTGATTGTGGCTCCTAATGCCGTATAGTCTACCCGTTGAGAACTGCCGACATCACCAACTACGGCCTTTCCACTATTAATCGCAATTCGTAATTGCAGAGGTTCGCGCAAGACCTGATTGGCATTCAGATTCTCTAAACGAGTTAGCATTCCTTGGGCGGCGGCAACAGCCCGGTCGGCATGGTCTTTTTGAGGTTCAGGAGCGCCAAAAAACGCCATGATGCAATCACCAATATACTTATCCAAAGTCCCGCCGAGGGCGAAAACTTCTTGCAACATTTCCTCAAACAAACCATTGAGTAATTGGGCAATTTCTGTGGGGCTTAACCGTTCTGAGAGCGCCGTAAAGCCCACAATATCTGCAAAAAGAATACTGATTTCACTCTCTTGGGGAGATAAACGACCGTCTGGTAATGCACCTACTGATATCAACTGTTGCACGACAGCTGGAGAGTGATATCGCTCTAATCTTTGCCGAATCATTTCTTCACTTCTGAGCTTTTGTTGCAAGAGCCAACGTTGCACACTAGAGGCTACGAGGTTCGCTAAAGTTGAAAAAAAACTGAGGTCTTCTTCTCCTTCTTCTGCCCAATGGATTGAAGAAAAATGGGCATCGGCATACAGAACACCGACCACCTTATTTTCATCCCAGAGGGGAACAGCCATGGCGCTACCAATGTTTTTGAGTAAGATACTCTGTTGCCCCTCAAAACGTTGATCGACTTGGGCATCCGCCGTTTGAATCGCCACTTTTTCTGTAAATGCTTTTTGACAGATAGTTTGGCTAATCCAACTGCCATCAGGAGACAAATTCTTCTGGTGGGAGACATTTCGGGTTGCAGCATTGAGCAATTCAAGTTGCCCTTCACCACTCACATCAATTAACAACGCTAATCGATCAATACTCTTCAGGTAACGAAAAACGACCTCCTGTACCTGAAAGAATATTGCTTCTATCGATTCAGCCGCACTCAGACTCTTAGCTATCTCCACCAAGTCTTTGAGGCGGGCAATCGTCTTGTCTTTGTTGCTGATATCATCACGGTCAGCACTCGCTTGTATCCAATGCTGTTGCAGTTCTTTGACATTGTGAAGGATGGTGGCTCCTTTTGCTGAGGGGGGTTCCTGTGTTGTATTCGCTGGAGGCGGCTCGACCAAAATAACCACAAGCCTAATATCTCCCAGCCAAATTACATCGCCGTCCTTGATCTTTTCCGGCGAAGTCACAGGGCGTTGATTCATGAGTGTCCCATTTTTACTCCCCATATCCTCAATCGTCCACACCCCGGAGGCCGTTTTTAACAAGCGGGCATGGTATCGAGAAATTCCCTCGAAAGGCAAGTTTAAGTTACATTCGGGCAATCGACCGATCGTAAATTCCTCCCGATTCACCGACACCGTTTTTTCCGTATTTTCCCGTTTTAGGCGCAGTTTAAGTTCAGCCATGACTTCGATACCTTATGAAGCGAACAAGGTCTGCCAGAAATTTATTAGGCAAGGGGCTTCTCGTTGGGTCAAACTTCACCTCACCGCAAGGTTATGGCATTGCCCTGATGGCCCAAGGGACGCTACCCTGAAAGGGTAATCGCTCCCCTGTCAATCTACAAGTCAGGGTCGGCCTGATCAGGGAATCGTTTGGGTGTTAAGCGATCGCGCCCATAAAATTGCACTTGGCGCAGGGGCATCTTTCCCATTCCAAAAAAGTTTCAAAAATAGGCTCATACCAAACTGAATGTTTGTCAGCTTCAAACTTGCGCGGGTGTCGAGTTGCTGTACATCCGAGGTTCATCCAC
This portion of the Microcoleus sp. AS-A8 genome encodes:
- a CDS encoding FHA domain-containing protein; protein product: MAELKLRLKRENTEKTVSVNREEFTIGRLPECNLNLPFEGISRYHARLLKTASGVWTIEDMGSKNGTLMNQRPVTSPEKIKDGDVIWLGDIRLVVILVEPPPANTTQEPPSAKGATILHNVKELQQHWIQASADRDDISNKDKTIARLKDLVEIAKSLSAAESIEAIFFQVQEVVFRYLKSIDRLALLIDVSGEGQLELLNAATRNVSHQKNLSPDGSWISQTICQKAFTEKVAIQTADAQVDQRFEGQQSILLKNIGSAMAVPLWDENKVVGVLYADAHFSSIHWAEEGEEDLSFFSTLANLVASSVQRWLLQQKLRSEEMIRQRLERYHSPAVVQQLISVGALPDGRLSPQESEISILFADIVGFTALSERLSPTEIAQLLNGLFEEMLQEVFALGGTLDKYIGDCIMAFFGAPEPQKDHADRAVAAAQGMLTRLENLNANQVLREPLQLRIAINSGKAVVGDVGSSQRVDYTALGATINLASRMEGICPPGECVLSEATYQMLSHHQGLEEMGEHRFKGIDRAIQVYQTKRR